The Peromyscus leucopus breed LL Stock chromosome 4, UCI_PerLeu_2.1, whole genome shotgun sequence genome segment GGTCATTCCAAGATTTTCAATAGGAATAATGTGATAAATAAGTAATAATGTAGTAAATAAaaactgttatgcccagatcgcgtccccaaagaagccactggagacctcaggtacagaatgcaaaagcaaggtttattcaaatgaagtttacaagcctcgGCAGGGGGGCTAGTTCCAAACctctcacacacagcagggaggttggaaggagcgcacccctttctttgtgaggctagtttgTAAAAGCACAGATCACATAATTCATCTCCCACCGCCCACATCCCTCTTTTAGGTTCATAtcagtagtttttcatgttatctttatttctcGTTTGTTCAGCAACCgtgtttaggagttttatgagctgtGTCCGGGGTTTGGGGAatttgggatgttttatgaccacttagtCTCTGCCAGATGGTCGTAtatcctaactctgtgttttcttaagtttctgttgttgataaaGCCACCTGAAAAAAggcgtctaagttcttatctacactgaagaatcctggttttagcttctctttgtctgtaggggatgaagtgggggggggggtttactGAGGCTTCACAAACACTCTGATTACAGTTATGGGCAATTTCCAAGAGAAGGAACTCAGTGACAGATCGGTTCCCAACTCCATTCTTCTTTATTAGCAATATTTATTTCTACAGTTATTTATCTTCAATAACAGCTAAGGTTATTGTTAAcagaatattttactttataaaacattCCACACAACAAGAAATATAGAAAGTATAGATGTGGAATATCAACATTTTATAGCTATTAATGAATTATTAATAGCTGTCAACATGTCCACTAGTATATTAAAGTACCTAACAGACCACCTGCAGGCAATATGAGAAAATGCATAAATTGCATTGTGcataaacatgtgcacacatgtgtgaagaagatggagaaggaaaagagaggctACAGTGAGCTTGGTAGTGCTTATAAGGTAACTCTAgaatataattttagaaaaaaatatatagtaagaGTTGCTTGTTGGTGGAAATTTGAGGGCAACAAGGAAGACTCTGCCATCTACATGACTGGTAACTATATAACAGTTTTTTCCTCTAGGGAATCATTAAATTTTTAATAGTTGAATGTTATTttcaataaacaataataaaaaagttaagcAGAGagtaaaaataattattctaTTTATACTGACTAATTATTTACTGCTAAACAAACATTATGCAGTTCAACACTACACCTCTGGGAACATCTGACATATCTATGAGCTGTGACAGTTAAGATGGACCTGTACAAAGATTTCATAAAGGGTTGTATATGAGACTATTCCAGGGGGACCAGGAACAAACATTCATCTATCCCAGATAGAGAAAAGATGACAAATCAAAGTAACTTGGTCAGCCAATAAATGCATTGGGGTGACTTCTGGATGGATGATGGCTATATACCAGGGCAGCAATGACAAAAgtagctgcatcaccaaagccatGAGGAAGGCTCAcaaaacccagaacccaggagctCAAGGCCTAACTTGTGAGCAGCTTCATTAGTCTATCCTTCACGAAGCTTGACAATTCTGAGTCTCTTGTAGGCAGCTGAGCTGGTCTCTCAGTCCATATCCCTGTGGTAAACCCAGAGCAGCAGAGTTCTAGTGTATCTACTCAGTTTCAGAGACTTTTAAACCTTTTGAGATGTTTGCTTCCTGAGCCTCAAAGAGCTTCCATTCCCACACAGGGTAGAATGTTCCACCTCCCTTTAGAGCATGCTGAGTTTTTATGAGGTTCCCTGTGGAGTGGAATTTCTTATCTCAAAGGAAATTACTACCCAAGGATGCATGTGACAATCCACCAGATTTGATCAAATATCATTTGATCAAGTATCATTGTACTTCTTACGGTGAGTGCAAAAGCAAAAAATGAGGAGAGTCTCCCAGCTTCATAAACTCCTTTCCTAGATGGTTAAATACATGGAAAGCCAtgcttacttttctttctttttttctttatttctgttttttaatatatttttatcttataattaatttaattttacatatcagccatggattcccctgtcctccctcctcccagcccccagccttcccctccaacccaccctccattcccacctcctccaaggcaaggtctcctctggggattcagcctagcctggtagattcagttgaggcaggtccagtcccctcctccctgcaccaaggctgagcaaagtgtccctgcataggccctagattccaaaaagcgAGCTCATGCACcaagacaggtcctggtcccactgcctgggggcctcctaaatagttaaagctaatcaattgtctcacttatccagagggcctggtacaTTTCCATcagggttcctcagctattgtctcacagttcatgtgtttctgctagtttggctatttgtccctgtgctttttgcaATCATAGCCTCAATATTTCTCACTCATAGAATCCCTGATGATGTAAGGCATTAAACCTGGAAGAGTGAATTCAGGATCCTAAcagtttgtctgtgtgtttgttgtttaaaAAGTAGAATATGGTGATgagttaatacttttttttttctagatttaaaGGTAGTATATTGTCCATAAAGCTTGAATTTGGGTGCATTAATGTTTTTGTGTTAACTATTgtcaattaacaaaataaataaaatttaaagttgcaTGTAATATATCACACttttttagtgatttttaaaagaaaacaatttaatcCAAGACAAAAGACAAATGGTTAAAACCTCTACAGactttacacacaaaaaaagtgatATACAAATTCACACAATTTTGACAAGAAAATATCCTTGCCCATTAGGTTATGTATTGCGTTTAACAGAGTAAACATGTATGAAATCAACTTCTACATCATTGAATAatgatttgttattttaaaatggaagtagttgtatttttctgtattatttaaatataattattaagaAACCAACCTGAGATGTGTCTTTCTGTTCTCATCAGTGGTATGTAAATTTATGTAGATGACACATTTTCTCCCAGTGACTGTAGAGACTTCAAACTGATAAGACTCTGCCTTGACCCCTCTGTGTTATTCATTAATGTTAAATTAGATTACTGGCTTGGAATTTCTTCCTGAAAATACTACAACAAGTTTAGCAAAggttgacattttatttattttaccttagTTAACTGACTTAATTAGCATCATTGATACTCCTATCTCAGATCCAAAAGCATAGATACATAGTGTAATATCTTGGTACAAACACACAGTAGCACATTTTTCaacattctttattttacagtGGTCTCTCAAGGTGGTAAAATCATAATTCATAAAGACAGGATGTAGTATGTATAtcaataatctattttttaatcctgctttatataaaataatgaagtatattttgttgtgtgtggacaaataggccatataattttatttcttttttagttattcgagaatcaataaagaagaaagagataagATACAGAAAGATAGCTGCATCTTTAACTCTGCCAACATAGTCTCTGGTATGATTATGTTAGGATAATACTCACAGCCAGTCACTGGTGGATATAAAAGAAAGGCAAAATTTAGAGAAGCCGTGAGGAGAGCATGAGTATGTCTAAGGCAAACCTGAACATTGATGTATCCAGCAGTCTATTTGTTAGCTTATACTGTAGTCATAAAAATCCTAAGGTAGTGTCACAAAATGGAATTTCAAATGCTTGAATTTAGAGATATAATGCTTATAACCAGATCATCCTGTTGAATGTAAAGTTAACATTTAATACTTAGATATTTTACAGCCATTTCACATAAAATTGGGGACCATATAAAGCTCAAGTTGGTTTTTAAATGCTGCAATAGAAAGAGAGGTCAGTTGTGTGGAATCAGCAAAGGTTAAgcttttctttacatttcaatACACCTTGAATAATACCTTTATCCATGTTGTTGAATtaatatttatgtctgtgtatataaAGTGGGAAATACCAACTACGTCATACTgagcaacaaaaatatttctcaCAGTCAAAAAGTCAGAAGTCAAAAACCAGCCAGTGCCAGATTTGGTTATGGTTGGATCTTACTATCTGATTTAGAGAGCTGGATTTTCATTGTCTTTACACAACAAAAAGGCAGGAAGAGCCCCAACTATGGTTAATGAGGAAAAGGTCCAGTTTCTAAGGGCTCTATACTTATCAATTATTATTTCTCAAAGATTTCAGCTCCTTATACCATCATTTTGAGGTTTAGAATTTCAAGATATAAGGAAGCAATCCATGGGCATATTCATCTGTTGTGGGAAGATTTACAGTTAGTTCAGAAAACATTGCAGAGGTAGAAACTCATAAAGCCTTCTATCTAATGGAAGAATCCTTCATAGTCACTTTTCTTCCTGGTGTCCTATTACCCTGTGTCATGTTACTAGAGGGAAAGCAATGGGCACTTCCTGGATTGGCAGGAAGAAAGCCCGAGACAGTCCATGATATTTAGCTTCACTGATGAGTAGACAACTGTCAACACACTTGTGTCTTGGGCCCATCAAATGTGCTGTGACTTTGTCCAAAAAAGTACTTAAGCTCTCAAAAAATTGGAACAAGTTAAGGTACAGaataatatgcaaatatatactCATTTCTTCTAGCCAAATTAATCTTTAATGTGTATTCAACACCTATGTATCTAAGGTCATTTCATATATTATACTAAAAGCATGCATCTGTGTAtatttctgtgtatgcatgtttcaTAATACACCCTCCAATAATTTTATCAACACCTAATATGTACAAAAAATGTTATGTTACCTAGTatctcattttgttattttttcaacCTTCTTTGTCCAAAATATGATGTTAGAATTTTGAATTGCAGAAATGAAACACTTAGACctggagtaaaaaaaaattaatatggcAGTTTGGAAATACTTACGAAGAAAagagtaaaattaaataagagcTTAAGGGAAAAGGTAGACAATGAAGAGGAACCTATAACAAGGGATGAACatagagaagaggaaatgggaatgtTTCCTTAAAGAAATGCTACATAGTTGATGAAGGGAAGTTCCATCATATAGAAAGAAGCTGGAAGGTCATCACATAAGACCACTTCAATCTCTCAAGAGCttttattaattgattgattgattgattgattgattgcaaCCAAACTGCTGTTTCCCTTCCTTCATCTCCCCCCATTCTCCCCCTGCCATCATACCCACTTTGCCCACCCTCCCATccactcttcttccatttctattgAGAGGGTGGTAAGCCTTCCAtagacatcaaccaaacatggaatATCAAGCTGAAGACTTGTCTAGGCAAGCCCGTATGAGGAAAAGAGTCACAAAAGctggtaaaagagtcagagactgcCCTGCGCctactgttaggagccccacaagaagaccaagctacacaattgtgaCATatgtgcagagagcctaggtcagtctcctgcaggcttcctggttggaggttcagtctctgtgagccccaggaTAGTTGAAGAGCTTTCATACAGGGACGTTGGTCTCTTTTTTAAGTGTTGAAGATGACCAGATAATGAGTTGCAGCTGTTTATGAATATAGAATTCCACTTCCAAAAATTTCCTCATACTGATACTATATGAAGTGCAATGATTTTACATTAAGAATGTCACTGATGGTAGAATCCTGTCACTGATTTTAGCACCATAATCAGGGAAGACCTCTGAAGTTTCCATATTCCATAGAACGGCTGGTCCCAATCTCTATCTAGCTGTTGTCAAAACTTCAATCTGTAATATACTCATCTTTTAAACACGCATACTTTCAACTGTCTAGTCAACAAAACCTTTCTCCTGCACAATGAATTTAAGTAATTTCCTGTAGAAGACACCCTGTACTTTATTTACTTCAGGATTATTTTGAAGtgctttataaaattttaaagttcaatTGAAGTCTGTTACTTCCACTAGAATACAAATTTATTAGAAAATTAACTATTGAATTGCCTTGAAACATGAGCTATATAGTAGGTGAAGTGAAACTGGTAAATATTCGTTAAGGAGGGTAATCAAAACTATGATGAAACAAGTAATTCAtcatttaaaacaatgaagaaattttATAGTCATGAGTGCTACGCATTAGTATTAATATTCTGACCGGTTCCTTGATACTCCCCTGCATCCCcatgtaaaagcctcattttaaggaaatacTCTtatccttcttctccctctctctctcttctgccttttccttccaCAAGATGTGCACCCTtgaccccctctctctctttatttctctgtcttcctctctccttctctcttctctccctttttcctatctttctgtctttctaataaactctctccacatggatgcagtgcctgtgtgtgagtgacagaccctgtcttgtctgctgctgcatctgcccagcatacCAGCATGGTTCCCTGCACCTGTGGAGTACCCTGACCCTGCCAGCTGGGGGTTTCCCATGCATGCATAATTCATAACAATTAATATTAAACATACACTGAAACATGCCAAATTTTGAGGTCTGCTCTATTTATTGCATTTTGTTGTTAGAATACACATTTTTCTGATTTAAACTGAAAATTGCAGCTTTATTCTATGTCATCATtatatttctcagaaaaaaaagcattatttatAAGTAAACATGCACATGTAATACATTTGTTTaggagaacatttttattttcagttttttcatGGCTTCTTTCACATCCCTGTTCCTCAGGCTGTAAATCAGAGGGTTCAGCATGGGAATCACAAGAGTATAAAACAATGAGGTTATTTTGTCTTGATCCAGGGAATAAGAAGAGCTAGGTCGAAAGTACATGAAAAGCACAGTTCCTTGGAAAATGGCAACTGTGGTTAGATGGGAAGTGCAGGTGGAGAAAGCTTTGAACCTCCCCTCAGCAGAACGGATCTTCAGGACTGATAAGATGATGTAACAATAAGAGACCAGGACTCCTGAGACAGTGCTCAGTTCAATGAAACCAAAAACAGTAAATAAGGCCAGTTCATTGACTTGTATGTCTGAGCAGGAGAGGAGGTAGAGTGGAGGCAAATCACAAAAGAAGTGGTTGATCTCATTAGACCCACAAAAACATAAACGGAATGCCAAGGTTGTGTGTATTAAACCATCTGTTGTTGCCACCAGGTAAACCCCCGCCATGAGCATGGAACACACCATGCCAGACATGTTCACTGTGTAGAGCAAAGGGTTGCTGATGGCCTGGTACCTATCGAAGGCCATCACTGCCAGTAGAAGACACTCAGAATCCGCAAAGACACAGAATGTCAAGAACTGCAAAGCACAACCAACCATGGGAATTGATTTCTCCTCAGCTAAGAGATCCACCAGCATTTTGGGTCCAATTGCTGTGGAATAGCAGAGGTCACAGAAGGAGAGGTTGCTGAGAAAAAAGTACATTGGTGTGTGGAGCTGAGAGTCCACTCTAATCAAAATTATCATACCAAGATTGGCCAGGAGAGTAATGAGATAAACCAGTAGGAATGTGGTAAACAGGGCTACATTCGTGCCAGGGTTATTGGTAATTCCCAAGAAAATGAATTCATCCACAGAGGAACAATTTCCCctatccatttttctttcttcttgtgtaaattttaaaagatatttccaAAATTGGTAGATGTATTCTTAGTTatctataaaaaggaaaataatttattctcTGAATTTTGTTTCCTGAGAAATCTACGCAGTTATGTTTTACTTTGTAAGTGGATCTTTATGATATTGATCATAATAAAAACTATCTGATAGTCTTAGAGCTAATTTGTCATGAGGTGTAACATCCAGATACCACTGTGAAATatgtaacttctttttttttttttttttacttatttatttattatgtatacagtgttctgtttgcatgtatccctgcaggccagaagagggagccagatctcattacagatggttgtgagccaccatatgggtgctgggaattgaactcaggacctctggaagaacagccagtgttcttaacctctgagccatctctccagcccctgtaacttcttatattttcaacatttttaatctctctttccctttgcaaatataatttgatttattGAAACTTACTTAATCTTCAAC includes the following:
- the LOC114687800 gene encoding olfactory receptor 5W2-like, whose translation is MDRGNCSSVDEFIFLGITNNPGTNVALFTTFLLVYLITLLANLGMIILIRVDSQLHTPMYFFLSNLSFCDLCYSTAIGPKMLVDLLAEEKSIPMVGCALQFLTFCVFADSECLLLAVMAFDRYQAISNPLLYTVNMSGMVCSMLMAGVYLVATTDGLIHTTLAFRLCFCGSNEINHFFCDLPPLYLLSCSDIQVNELALFTVFGFIELSTVSGVLVSYCYIILSVLKIRSAEGRFKAFSTCTSHLTTVAIFQGTVLFMYFRPSSSYSLDQDKITSLFYTLVIPMLNPLIYSLRNRDVKEAMKKLKIKMFS